The genomic DNA CACCCTCCTCCCGACCTGCCCGCCCCGGCTGCTCTCCCCCGACTACGGCTTCGTGGACACGATGGCCAAGTACAGCTCGTACGGCTGGTGGGGCGGCGACGCGAGCGCGCCGCGCGGCCTGGGCGGCATGACGAACCAGTACGCGGCGATGCCGAGCCTGCACTGCGGCTGGGCGCTGTGGTGCGGGGTGATGCTGTGGCGCTACGGCGGTACGCGGCTCACGAAGGTCCTCGGTGTCGCCTATCCGCTGCTGACGGCGATCGTGGTCATGGGCACCGCGAACCACTATCTCCTCGACGCGGTCGCGGGTGTGGTCGTGATGGGGCTCGGGTTCCTGCTGGCGCCGCAGGTGATGAAGGCCGCGGACCGGATCAGGGCGCGGTTCGAGGGGCACGGCTCACTCGTCGCGGCCCGCTCCCGTGACGCCGTTCCCGGCCTCTCCCGTGACCTCGCGCGTGACGCGTCCCATGACGCCTCTCGTGGCACTGAAACCTCAATTGTCAGTGGCGGATGCCAGACTTCCCCGGGTGAACGAATTCCACGGCAGCGCGAGTCACAGCTCGGTACCGGAGCCGAGCCGGGTGCCTCCCCCACGGACGCGGGGGACGGCGCTCCGGCACCGGCTCGCTGAGCTGCGCGGCCCCGACGTCCCGGCCAAGGCGCTGGACGCGCGCGCCCTCGCGGCACTGGCGGCGAACCCGGGCTGCAAGCGCCGGGCGATCCTGGACGGCGCGGGGGTGAACAAGGCGGTGCTGGCCGACGCGCTCGGCTCGCCGTCGGCCTTCGGACAGTCCCAGTTCGCCTTCATGCGGGGCAATGCCTTCGAGGCCCGGGTCAAGGCGGACGGCGGCGCGGAGCTGCTGCGCCTGGTGCACGAGAAGCTGGACCCGGGCGCCGAGCCGCCGACCCGCGCGCGGGTGCCCGACCTGTCCGCGATCGGCCCCGAGGGGCGCGCGGCCCGTACGGCGCTGGCGCTGCGCGAGGCCGGCGAGGCCGCCGCCTGGACCTTGCTGGACCACCCGATGCTCGCCCTCGACGTGGCGGGTTCACCCGCGTTCCTGGAGCCGGACGCGGTGGTCGTGCACCCGGACGGCAGGTGGACGGTCGTGGAGATCAAGTCCTTCCCGATGCTGGACGGTTCGGCGGACCCGGCGAAGGTCGGCGCGGCCGCCCGCCAGTCGGCGGTGTACGTGCTGGCCCTGGAGGAGGTCGCCGCCCGCCTGGACCCGGTTCCCCAAGTCCGCCACCGCGTCCTCCTGGTCTGCCCGAAGGACTTCTCGAACCTGCCGACCGCGTCCGCCGTCGACGTCCGCAAGCAGCGCGCGGTCACCGGTCGCCAACTGGCCCGCCTCACCCGCATCGAGGACATCGCCGACACCCTCCCCGAGGGCACCTGCTTCGCCCCCGACCGCCCGGCCGCCGAGCTGACCGCAGCGGTCGAATCGGTCCCCGCGGCCTACGCCCCCGAATGCCTAGCCGCCTGCGAACTCGCCTTCCACTGCCGCGACCACTCCCGCACCTCCGGCGCGGTCACCACCCTCGGCCGCTCCCTGCGCGCCGAGTTGGGCGACCTGACGACGGTCGACGAGGTCCTGTCGGCGGCCCACGGCGAGTCCGGCGACCCGGACGACCCGGCGGTGGCCGCGCTGCGCAGAGCGGCCGAGTTGAGGGCCGAGGCGCTGGCACACCTCCCGGAGGGGCTGGAAAGCCGACAGGGAGTCCTGGACCCGCGACAGGAGGGCGCCGCATGTCGCTGATCTCAACTCTCGCCCGGCTGGAGGCCGTTCACACCGGCCGGGCCCAACCCGCTGCCACCGTCCGCCACCGGCACCTCTCCGAGCGCCCCCTCGTCCTCGTGCCGCTCACCACCGCCGGTGAGGCCGGGGCGCCCCTGGGTGCGCTCGTCGGCACGGACCGGGACGCGCCGCGCCTGCTCGTCGTACCGCAGCCGCGTGACCGTGACCTGAGGTTCGCGTTCCTCGCCGAACTCGCGGACGTGGTGCTGCCGTACATCGACACATACGCCGACGACGTCGAGGCGGCCGAGCGCAACGAGACCGATCCGGAGACCGGGAAGCGCGTCAAGGTCGAGGTCGAACTGTGCGCGGACGCCCCGCAGTTGATCGTGCCGAGCCGCGCGGGCATCGAGTTGGTACGGCTGTTGGGGCGCTCGATGCGGTTTCGCCGTACGGCCGAGCAGGACCCGGAGACCCCGCATCCCGCGCCCCCGCACGTGCCGTTGCTGGGGCGGTGGCTGACGCACTTCGGAGAGCGGGCCCGGGTGCCCGGCTCCGCGCTGCTGCTCGCGCTCACCGAGGTGCTCGGCCGGCACTGGGCCACC from Streptomyces sp. NBC_01478 includes the following:
- a CDS encoding phosphatase PAP2 family protein, with amino-acid sequence MPQTETPGIEADRRPRLRWWTELPLILMVYASYSAGRLLARGDTASAVDHGLAILRIEKFLHINAEHPLNRLFTREAWLGIPADFWYASLHYLVTPAILIWLFRSRAQVYRAARTWLMTSTFIGLIGFTLLPTCPPRLLSPDYGFVDTMAKYSSYGWWGGDASAPRGLGGMTNQYAAMPSLHCGWALWCGVMLWRYGGTRLTKVLGVAYPLLTAIVVMGTANHYLLDAVAGVVVMGLGFLLAPQVMKAADRIRARFEGHGSLVAARSRDAVPGLSRDLARDASHDASRGTETSIVSGGCQTSPGERIPRQRESQLGTGAEPGASPTDAGDGAPAPAR